In Desulfosporosinus sp. Sb-LF, the following proteins share a genomic window:
- a CDS encoding corrinoid protein — protein sequence MTKIEEVKAKLEAGKAKLVPGLVQEALDEGNAAGDILQAMIDSMGIVGDKFSKGEVFVPEMLMAAKAMSKGVDVLKPLLTGTSTSSLGTCVIGTVQGDLHDIGKNLVTMMLESVGFKMIDLGVDVSTEKFISAIKENNNVNLVACSGLLTTTMSAMKETVQALKTSGLTGFKVIVGGAPITQEMADEMGADGFAPDAGSAAVKAKELVNA from the coding sequence ATGACAAAGATTGAAGAAGTAAAAGCAAAGCTAGAGGCAGGAAAAGCTAAACTCGTTCCAGGTTTGGTACAGGAAGCACTTGACGAAGGGAACGCAGCGGGAGATATACTCCAAGCCATGATTGACTCTATGGGTATTGTTGGTGACAAATTTTCCAAAGGAGAAGTTTTCGTACCTGAAATGCTGATGGCTGCTAAAGCAATGTCCAAGGGTGTCGACGTGCTTAAACCTCTTCTCACGGGTACGAGCACATCTTCTTTAGGCACCTGTGTTATCGGTACAGTGCAAGGCGATCTTCATGATATTGGTAAAAATCTTGTTACCATGATGCTTGAAAGTGTTGGGTTTAAAATGATCGACCTTGGCGTAGACGTTTCAACAGAGAAATTTATTAGTGCTATTAAAGAAAATAACAATGTAAACTTAGTGGCCTGCTCAGGCCTTCTGACTACAACAATGTCGGCAATGAAGGAAACTGTTCAAGCGCTCAAAACCAGTGGATTAACAGGGTTCAAGGTCATTGTCGGCGGTGCGCCTATAACCCAGGAGATGGCGGATGAAATGGGAGCAGACGGATTCGCTCCCGATGCCGGGAGTGCTGCAGTAAAAGCCAAAGAATTGGTAAATGCATAA
- a CDS encoding DUF2284 domain-containing protein, whose product METVLNDFVKEALALNATHASLVEVEKIPFSEDFRKLCEENSCGSYDKNWMCPPTVGPISDLIKRALEFDRGLLFQTVHQLEDSFDWEGMQEGQANHEKIFRKILEHVENNDVFREILPLSAGPCMYCKKCAHLVGKECYFLDKAVSSVEAYGIDVMSLVKAYGISYNNGQNTVSYVALILFKM is encoded by the coding sequence ATGGAAACGGTTCTAAACGATTTTGTCAAGGAAGCCCTGGCTCTAAACGCGACTCATGCATCGCTCGTTGAAGTTGAAAAAATTCCTTTCAGTGAAGATTTTAGAAAGCTCTGTGAAGAGAATTCATGTGGCTCATACGATAAGAACTGGATGTGCCCACCTACGGTCGGACCGATCAGTGATTTGATCAAGCGGGCCTTGGAATTTGACCGAGGCCTTTTATTTCAGACTGTCCATCAGCTAGAGGATTCGTTTGATTGGGAAGGAATGCAAGAGGGACAAGCCAATCACGAAAAAATATTTAGAAAAATCCTTGAACATGTGGAGAATAACGATGTCTTTAGAGAGATTCTCCCCTTAAGTGCAGGACCTTGCATGTATTGCAAGAAATGCGCTCATTTAGTTGGGAAAGAGTGCTATTTTTTGGATAAAGCCGTATCATCCGTTGAAGCCTATGGAATTGACGTAATGAGTCTAGTAAAAGCCTACGGAATTTCTTACAATAACGGTCAAAATACCGTTTCGTATGTAGCTTTGATACTGTTCAAAATGTAA
- a CDS encoding methyltetrahydrofolate cobalamin methyltransferase: protein MIIIGEKVNGTIPSVAKAIASKDADFIRNLAKAQSEAGAAFIDVCASVEDSIELETMKWLIDLVQEVTDTPIAIDSPNVRICAEAIKFCNKPGLINSVSLEGDKIEVIFPIIADTQWECVALLCDDTGIPQNAEKRLEVFAGIMKKAKESNIDPSRLHIDPLVQMLCTSEDGINTVVAVTKEIKKQYPKIHITGGASNISYNLPTRKLVNQAFIVLGMNAGMDSAIINPLNRDMMGMIYATEALLGQDEYCMEYIGAYREDKFGPQK, encoded by the coding sequence TTGATAATTATTGGTGAAAAAGTCAACGGAACAATTCCTTCCGTAGCAAAAGCAATTGCTTCAAAGGATGCAGATTTCATTAGAAATCTTGCTAAAGCTCAATCAGAGGCAGGTGCTGCCTTCATTGATGTGTGTGCCTCAGTAGAAGACAGCATTGAACTGGAAACCATGAAGTGGCTTATTGATCTGGTACAAGAGGTTACAGATACACCCATTGCTATTGACAGTCCAAATGTACGGATCTGTGCAGAAGCAATTAAATTCTGCAATAAACCCGGTCTTATCAATTCGGTCTCCTTGGAAGGAGATAAGATTGAAGTCATCTTTCCAATAATAGCTGATACGCAATGGGAATGTGTCGCCCTCTTATGCGATGACACTGGAATTCCCCAGAATGCAGAAAAACGTTTGGAAGTTTTTGCTGGAATTATGAAAAAGGCCAAAGAAAGTAACATTGATCCATCTCGTTTGCATATTGATCCCTTAGTTCAGATGCTGTGTACTTCGGAAGATGGAATAAACACGGTTGTAGCGGTAACTAAAGAAATCAAAAAACAATATCCGAAAATTCATATAACTGGAGGAGCAAGCAATATTTCCTATAATCTCCCTACTAGAAAACTCGTTAATCAGGCCTTCATCGTACTGGGAATGAACGCAGGGATGGACAGTGCGATTATCAACCCACTAAACAGAGATATGATGGGCATGATCTATGCCACTGAAGCGCTCTTAGGACAGGATGAATACTGCATGGAATACATCGGAGCTTACCGGGAAGATAAATTTGGTCCTCAAAAATAA
- a CDS encoding uroporphyrinogen decarboxylase family protein → MLTKRQNLMETIKGGNPDRFVNQYEFMNIILEAPLGLEFNYGQRWKDQWGITWNWPEGQIGMFPVHQDGNKVLKDITEWKKYVKIPPIATSDEAWAPAIAHANAVDRNEEFVTAFVAPGIFEMTHHLMSMEDALMALYEEPEAMHEFVDALTQRELDYAKVLIERIHPDALFHHDDWGSQKSSFISPDMFKEFFLPAYKKIYGFYKANGVELIVHHSDSYAANLVPFMIEMGIDIWQGAMTTNNIPELIRQYGGKISFMGDIDSGVVDHPAWSREEIAKYIAIACKRCGKLYYVPNLSQGLNLSSFPGVYETTSEEIDKISKEMF, encoded by the coding sequence ATGTTAACGAAGAGACAGAATTTAATGGAAACCATTAAAGGTGGAAATCCAGATCGGTTTGTCAATCAATATGAGTTTATGAATATCATCTTGGAAGCACCCTTAGGCCTAGAGTTTAATTATGGTCAGAGATGGAAAGATCAATGGGGTATTACGTGGAACTGGCCAGAAGGTCAAATTGGTATGTTCCCTGTGCATCAAGATGGCAACAAGGTTTTAAAAGATATCACCGAATGGAAGAAATACGTGAAAATACCTCCGATAGCGACGTCTGATGAAGCCTGGGCTCCAGCGATCGCCCATGCCAATGCTGTTGATCGTAACGAGGAATTTGTCACAGCCTTCGTTGCACCCGGCATTTTTGAAATGACGCATCACCTGATGAGTATGGAAGATGCCTTAATGGCTCTTTATGAAGAGCCGGAAGCCATGCATGAATTCGTTGACGCCCTTACCCAACGTGAGCTCGATTATGCCAAAGTTTTGATTGAAAGAATTCATCCGGATGCCCTTTTCCATCATGACGACTGGGGCAGCCAGAAATCCTCATTCATCTCGCCTGACATGTTTAAAGAATTTTTCTTGCCGGCTTACAAAAAAATATATGGTTTTTATAAAGCCAATGGTGTCGAATTGATCGTTCACCACAGTGATTCCTATGCTGCTAACCTAGTTCCTTTTATGATCGAAATGGGTATTGATATTTGGCAAGGCGCGATGACAACCAACAATATTCCCGAACTGATCAGACAATATGGCGGTAAAATCTCCTTCATGGGAGATATCGACAGTGGCGTAGTTGATCATCCTGCCTGGTCACGCGAAGAAATTGCTAAATATATTGCAATAGCCTGCAAACGATGTGGAAAATTATACTACGTTCCTAATTTAAGCCAGGGTTTGAATCTCTCTTCTTTCCCGGGTGTTTATGAGACGACAAGTGAAGAAATCGATAAAATTAGTAAAGAAATGTTCTGA